The proteins below come from a single Prolixibacter sp. NT017 genomic window:
- a CDS encoding glycoside hydrolase 43 family protein, whose translation MKKLSFIFIIILLTSFSIKTFAQEKSAHNPIIYADVPDESMIRVGDTYYMSSTTMHMSPGVPIMKSKDLVNWQIVSYAYDTLANVDALNLVNGKSSYGRGSWASSLRYHNGTYYVSTFAQTTGKTYIYSTKDIEKGPWKESSFRPSFHDNSLFFDDDGRIYMIYGAGKLHLVELKKDLSGVREGSDRVLIENASAPAGSNIMLGAEGSQLFKVNGKYYLFNITWPRGGMRTVVIHRADEITGPYEGKLGLQDKGVAQGGLIDTPDGKWFAYLFQDHGSVGRIPYLVPVKWENGWPVLGVNGKVPDVLPGLPANKSLIPGIVNSDDFNRSKGEAALPLVWQWNHNPDNKLWSVAQRKGYLRLTTGRVDTSFLMVRNTLTQRTIGPVCSGATSLDVSNMKEGDFAGLALLQKKYGLVGVKFKNSGKSIVMVSAESGEPVEITSIPLNQKTVYLKAECDFRNRTDKAHFFYSLDGKSWKSIGAQLQMQYTIPQFMGYRFGLFNYATQTPGGYVDFDYFHIANHISSED comes from the coding sequence ATGAAAAAATTAAGTTTCATTTTCATAATCATCCTGCTCACTAGTTTTTCAATAAAAACATTTGCTCAGGAAAAATCAGCGCATAACCCCATCATATATGCCGATGTTCCGGACGAGTCAATGATTCGGGTGGGCGATACCTATTACATGAGTAGCACTACCATGCACATGAGTCCGGGAGTGCCGATCATGAAGTCGAAAGATCTTGTCAACTGGCAAATCGTGAGTTATGCTTACGATACACTGGCCAATGTGGATGCTCTGAACCTTGTAAATGGAAAAAGTTCTTACGGAAGAGGATCGTGGGCCAGTAGCTTGCGGTACCACAACGGTACTTACTATGTCTCCACCTTCGCCCAAACAACCGGGAAGACCTACATCTATTCAACAAAGGATATTGAAAAAGGTCCCTGGAAAGAATCTTCATTCCGCCCCAGCTTCCACGATAACTCGCTGTTTTTTGATGATGATGGCCGCATTTACATGATTTACGGTGCCGGAAAACTTCACCTGGTCGAATTGAAGAAAGATCTTTCGGGTGTGAGAGAAGGCTCGGATCGGGTGCTTATCGAGAATGCAAGCGCGCCTGCCGGTTCGAACATCATGCTCGGCGCCGAAGGCTCCCAGCTGTTTAAAGTGAATGGCAAATACTACCTGTTTAACATTACCTGGCCGCGTGGCGGAATGCGTACGGTCGTTATCCACCGGGCCGATGAAATTACGGGGCCTTATGAAGGAAAACTGGGATTACAGGACAAAGGAGTAGCCCAGGGCGGTTTGATTGATACACCGGATGGAAAATGGTTTGCCTACTTATTTCAGGATCATGGCTCCGTTGGACGTATCCCGTATCTCGTTCCCGTAAAATGGGAAAATGGTTGGCCGGTATTGGGAGTTAACGGCAAAGTGCCTGATGTCCTGCCGGGGCTTCCCGCCAATAAAAGCTTAATTCCGGGAATTGTTAACTCCGATGATTTTAACCGGAGCAAAGGAGAAGCTGCATTGCCTTTGGTTTGGCAATGGAATCATAACCCCGACAATAAATTGTGGTCGGTAGCCCAGCGGAAAGGGTACCTGCGCCTGACAACCGGCCGTGTTGATACCAGTTTCCTGATGGTCCGAAACACCCTGACTCAACGTACAATCGGACCGGTATGCTCCGGGGCTACCTCACTTGATGTGTCGAACATGAAAGAAGGCGATTTTGCCGGGCTTGCTCTTTTGCAGAAAAAATACGGACTGGTAGGAGTTAAATTCAAAAACAGCGGGAAATCGATTGTGATGGTAAGCGCCGAATCGGGAGAGCCGGTTGAGATTACAAGTATTCCGTTGAACCAGAAAACAGTTTACCTGAAAGCTGAATGTGATTTCAGAAACCGTACCGACAAAGCGCATTTTTTCTATAGCCTCGATGGCAAATCATGGAAATCAATCGGAGCACAACTTCAAATGCAATACACCATTCCACAGTTCATGGGGTACCGGTTCGGACTATTCAATTATGCCACCCAAACCCCTGGCGGTTATGTCGATTTCGATTATTTCCACATAGCTAATCACATTTCGTCAGAAGATTAA
- a CDS encoding glycoside hydrolase family 43 protein: protein MKRQLKTYILLLIAMVAVESGRAQNPIITKLFTADPAPMVYHDTVFLYTGHDTASVTATNYHMPDWHVFSSTDMVHWKDYGACLSPKTFSWATGDAYAAQCIYRNGKFYWYVATFHKKDKNSNGGAAIGVAVSDRPTGPFKDAIGKALITNEMTTDMKYGWDDIDPTVFIDDDGQAYLFWGNGSCKWIKLKDNMIEADGPIHTFKPKHYIEGPWVYKRKGLYYLVYAGAGTKPEMIEYCTAKSPEGPWTYRGIIEGNVENSFTTHPGIIDYHGETYFFYHNGALPTGGSYRRSICVDYMYYNPDGTIKKVIQTKKGVEPVK from the coding sequence ATGAAAAGACAGCTAAAAACGTACATCCTGCTTTTAATTGCGATGGTGGCAGTTGAAAGCGGGCGAGCACAGAATCCTATCATCACCAAATTGTTTACAGCCGATCCGGCACCGATGGTTTACCATGATACGGTTTTCCTGTATACCGGACACGATACAGCATCTGTAACGGCAACCAATTATCACATGCCCGACTGGCATGTTTTCTCGTCTACAGATATGGTTCACTGGAAAGATTATGGCGCCTGCTTATCGCCGAAAACCTTTTCATGGGCTACCGGAGATGCCTACGCTGCACAATGTATCTATCGTAATGGCAAATTCTATTGGTATGTGGCGACTTTTCACAAAAAGGACAAAAATAGCAATGGAGGAGCAGCTATTGGCGTGGCTGTTTCCGACAGACCCACCGGCCCGTTTAAGGATGCGATTGGGAAAGCACTCATCACAAACGAAATGACAACCGACATGAAATATGGCTGGGATGATATCGACCCGACGGTATTTATCGACGACGATGGGCAGGCTTATCTATTCTGGGGAAACGGGAGTTGCAAGTGGATTAAGCTCAAAGATAATATGATTGAAGCTGACGGTCCCATCCATACGTTTAAGCCCAAACACTACATTGAAGGTCCCTGGGTTTATAAACGAAAAGGCTTGTATTATTTAGTCTATGCCGGGGCCGGAACCAAACCCGAAATGATTGAGTACTGCACGGCGAAAAGTCCGGAAGGACCGTGGACCTACCGGGGAATCATCGAGGGAAATGTCGAAAACAGCTTCACAACCCATCCCGGCATCATCGACTATCACGGCGAGACCTACTTCTTTTATCACAACGGGGCACTTCCGACAGGAGGAAGCTACCGGCGTTCGATATGCGTGGACTATATGTATTACAACCCCGATGGGACGATAAAGAAAGTAATACAGACCAAGAAGGGGGTAGAACCTGTTAAATAA
- a CDS encoding glycoside hydrolase family 31 protein, with translation MKRKLLLLICLIPSIAFGKVYKTYTLQNDRLSIQLDKGVLDIIPLSDYAIRIRFEKDSMKEKRELILINKLPVPKFRFSESDSNLRLSTKAVSVIFDKASGAIRFTDKNGKVFLSETPGSRKLKSNTIMGEPCFVAEQSFDSPKNEYLFGLGQFQDGHLNLRNVSRKLIQVNSQISIPFLYSSRGYGILWHQYGLTYFNPADNKVPLTKKNEATGGNQDVDVTTTSGTQKVSRQQSLYSGQFTVPANGKYTLMLDLGKMDSRYFLTVDDSICIDESNLWLPPAISTTIPLKAGKHQAKVICKSSNTPTLSWKPVNDETAFRSPDAKSLDYIVFYGKNADEVVRRYRNLSGNVPMLPLWAYGFWQCRERYSSSKQLVETVQEFRKKKLPMDVIVQDWQYWGKNGWGVPILDKTNYPNPSGFIKELHELNAHFCISIWSNPDKNSELGKRYVAQKLFIPDTKWLDYFNPKTRETYWNTLKTNLFDHGVDSWWMDATEPENDALAGTHTWFGLGDFYRLTYPLFVSQAVYEGQRHTTSAKRVCILTRSAFAGQQRYGTINWSGDIGGTWDSFRRQIVAGLDYSLTGMPYWTTDIGGFFRPGNSQYTDKKYHELLIRWYQWGVFNPIFRIHGYQSETEAWKYGQQVEDDMRKMLELRYRLMPYIYSNAWQITHNGSTMMRPLVMDFNGDTTAMQQQAEYMFGKAFLVAPVTQSGMHDWPVYLPRGTSWYNFWTGRQLDGGKTIHAAAPLDQIPLFVRAGSIVPMGKFQQYTGQKSADTIEVRIYKGADGRFTLYEDEGDSYDYEKGSYTLIPFTWNDQRQTLTIGKRRGEYPGCLMERYFNLVLVSTSKGIGTGVEKTPKRVKYTGKRIEIKMN, from the coding sequence ATGAAACGAAAACTCCTCTTGCTGATTTGCCTGATACCTTCGATTGCATTCGGAAAGGTATATAAAACATATACGCTGCAGAATGACCGCCTTTCCATACAACTCGATAAGGGTGTGCTGGATATTATTCCGTTATCAGATTATGCTATCAGAATCCGGTTTGAGAAAGACTCGATGAAAGAAAAGCGGGAACTCATCCTTATCAATAAACTTCCCGTTCCAAAGTTCAGGTTTTCGGAAAGTGATTCAAATCTTCGGTTAAGTACCAAAGCGGTAAGCGTAATATTTGACAAGGCAAGCGGAGCAATCAGGTTTACCGATAAAAACGGAAAAGTATTTCTGAGCGAAACTCCGGGGAGTCGGAAACTAAAGTCCAATACCATAATGGGTGAGCCATGTTTTGTTGCTGAACAAAGTTTCGATTCGCCCAAAAACGAATACTTGTTTGGTTTGGGACAATTCCAGGATGGACATCTCAACTTGCGGAATGTCAGTCGAAAGTTGATACAGGTCAATTCACAAATATCCATTCCCTTTCTTTATTCGAGCAGAGGATACGGAATTCTCTGGCATCAGTACGGACTGACGTATTTCAATCCGGCCGATAATAAGGTGCCATTGACAAAGAAAAATGAAGCAACAGGAGGTAATCAGGATGTAGATGTAACAACGACCTCGGGAACACAGAAAGTTTCGCGGCAGCAATCCCTCTATTCCGGACAGTTTACTGTTCCGGCAAACGGGAAATATACCCTAATGCTCGACCTTGGGAAAATGGATAGTCGCTATTTTTTAACCGTAGACGATTCCATTTGCATTGATGAGTCGAATCTATGGCTCCCCCCGGCAATCAGTACAACCATTCCGCTAAAAGCCGGGAAACATCAGGCGAAAGTGATCTGCAAGTCGTCCAATACTCCAACATTATCGTGGAAACCGGTAAACGATGAAACAGCATTCCGTTCGCCCGATGCAAAATCGCTGGACTACATAGTTTTCTATGGGAAGAATGCGGATGAAGTCGTTCGGCGCTATCGCAATTTATCCGGCAATGTTCCGATGCTTCCGCTTTGGGCCTATGGATTTTGGCAGTGCCGGGAACGTTATTCATCGAGTAAGCAGCTGGTTGAAACCGTTCAGGAGTTTCGAAAAAAAAAGTTGCCCATGGACGTGATTGTTCAGGATTGGCAGTATTGGGGCAAAAATGGCTGGGGAGTTCCCATCCTGGACAAAACAAATTATCCGAATCCTTCCGGGTTTATCAAAGAACTACACGAACTAAATGCTCATTTCTGCATTTCTATCTGGTCAAATCCCGATAAGAATTCAGAACTGGGAAAGAGGTACGTAGCCCAAAAACTATTCATTCCTGACACAAAATGGTTGGACTATTTCAATCCAAAAACCAGAGAAACGTATTGGAATACGCTTAAAACAAATTTATTTGACCACGGAGTCGATTCGTGGTGGATGGATGCAACGGAGCCCGAAAACGATGCATTGGCGGGCACGCATACCTGGTTTGGATTGGGCGATTTTTACCGGCTTACCTATCCATTGTTCGTAAGCCAAGCCGTCTACGAAGGACAACGCCATACAACATCCGCCAAAAGAGTTTGCATTTTAACCCGTTCGGCTTTTGCCGGTCAGCAACGCTACGGGACCATCAACTGGTCGGGAGATATTGGCGGCACGTGGGATTCTTTTAGAAGACAAATTGTGGCTGGTCTCGACTATTCACTGACAGGAATGCCGTACTGGACAACCGATATTGGAGGATTTTTCCGTCCAGGCAATTCTCAATATACCGATAAAAAATATCATGAATTGCTCATCCGCTGGTACCAGTGGGGAGTTTTTAACCCAATTTTCCGTATTCATGGCTACCAGTCAGAAACCGAAGCATGGAAGTACGGCCAACAAGTTGAGGATGATATGCGGAAAATGCTTGAGCTACGCTATCGGCTAATGCCCTACATCTACTCCAACGCATGGCAAATTACCCATAATGGTTCAACCATGATGCGGCCTTTGGTGATGGATTTCAATGGAGATACTACCGCTATGCAACAGCAGGCGGAATACATGTTTGGCAAGGCATTCCTCGTAGCTCCCGTGACCCAATCCGGTATGCACGATTGGCCAGTCTATTTGCCCCGGGGAACTTCCTGGTACAATTTCTGGACCGGACGACAATTAGACGGCGGAAAGACAATCCATGCAGCCGCTCCGTTGGACCAAATTCCGTTGTTCGTCAGAGCCGGTTCCATTGTTCCAATGGGAAAATTCCAGCAGTATACCGGACAAAAATCTGCTGATACAATTGAGGTGCGCATCTACAAAGGCGCCGATGGCCGGTTCACTCTATACGAAGACGAAGGAGATAGTTACGATTACGAAAAAGGCAGCTACACATTGATTCCATTCACATGGAACGACCAACGGCAAACGCTTACCATTGGAAAGCGCCGGGGAGAATATCCCGGATGTCTGATGGAACGCTACTTCAACCTCGTATTGGTGAGTACATCGAAAGGCATCGGTACAGGTGTTGAGAAAACTCCGAAAAGGGTGAAATATACCGGAAAAAGAATTGAAATAAAGATGAACTAA
- a CDS encoding carboxylesterase/lipase family protein — MKRISFLIASIMIIACGCSTSLQPGQVRVEQGVLQGTVTDSLTIFKGIPFAAPPVGDLRWKAPQPAAKWKGVREATKFAPAPMQGGNPPSGKSEDCLYLNVWTPAKSANDKIPVLVWIYGGGFSFGSTSEPGYNGAKLAKKGVVLVSIAYRVGQLGFLAHPELSAESPNHVSGNYGLLDQIAGLKWIKKNIAAFGGDPNRVTIFGESAGGISVSMLCASPLAKGLFEGAISESGGSFGPTRPTTYPGENMKTLKQAEADGEAYMHKLGASSIAELRKMDAEKFIPSGWAMAGGWPIVDGYVIPGDQHNLYEEGKYNDVPVLIGYNSDEGASFSHYKTPEDYIADVKKRYGKFADVLIKAYPAGTNTVPKTARDLMRDAAFGWQTWSWARLQSKTGKSKVFYYYFDQHPDYPKDSPWAGHGSPHGQEVAYVFNHIDPNSPHTSATDVKISDAMATYWTNFAKYGDPNGEGLPQWPAFSNANPDVMYFSQTPHVGPVPSAESLQVLDDYFKWRRTPEGEAWAK, encoded by the coding sequence ATGAAACGAATATCTTTTTTAATTGCATCGATTATGATAATTGCCTGTGGGTGCAGCACTTCGCTCCAACCTGGGCAAGTTAGAGTGGAACAGGGAGTTTTGCAGGGAACAGTCACCGATAGTCTGACGATTTTCAAGGGGATTCCCTTTGCAGCACCTCCTGTGGGCGACTTGCGCTGGAAAGCACCTCAACCCGCTGCAAAATGGAAAGGTGTGAGAGAGGCAACTAAATTTGCCCCGGCCCCAATGCAGGGAGGAAATCCACCTTCGGGTAAAAGCGAAGATTGTCTGTATCTGAACGTATGGACTCCGGCCAAATCAGCCAACGACAAGATTCCGGTACTCGTTTGGATTTATGGTGGAGGCTTTAGCTTTGGCTCCACGTCAGAACCTGGATATAACGGAGCGAAACTGGCAAAAAAAGGTGTCGTGCTGGTAAGCATAGCCTATCGTGTCGGTCAGCTTGGATTTTTGGCTCATCCCGAATTGAGTGCTGAAAGTCCAAATCACGTTTCAGGAAATTATGGTTTACTCGACCAGATAGCCGGATTAAAATGGATTAAGAAAAATATTGCCGCATTCGGTGGCGACCCAAACAGGGTGACCATTTTCGGTGAGTCTGCAGGCGGAATTTCCGTGAGCATGCTGTGTGCCTCACCGTTAGCCAAAGGATTGTTCGAAGGAGCAATTTCGGAAAGCGGCGGATCATTTGGCCCAACACGACCGACAACGTATCCCGGCGAAAACATGAAAACGCTCAAACAAGCGGAAGCAGATGGCGAAGCTTACATGCATAAACTTGGTGCTTCGTCCATTGCCGAACTTCGTAAGATGGATGCAGAAAAATTTATCCCTTCAGGATGGGCAATGGCTGGAGGCTGGCCAATTGTAGATGGTTATGTCATTCCCGGCGACCAGCACAATCTGTACGAAGAAGGAAAATATAACGATGTTCCGGTTCTAATCGGCTACAACTCCGATGAAGGTGCAAGTTTTTCTCATTACAAGACTCCGGAAGATTACATTGCAGATGTAAAAAAACGTTATGGCAAATTTGCAGATGTATTAATCAAAGCCTATCCGGCCGGAACAAATACAGTACCGAAAACAGCACGCGACCTGATGCGTGATGCCGCATTTGGATGGCAGACCTGGAGTTGGGCTCGGCTTCAATCGAAAACCGGTAAATCAAAAGTTTTCTATTATTACTTCGACCAGCACCCCGACTACCCCAAAGATTCTCCATGGGCGGGGCATGGTTCGCCGCATGGGCAGGAAGTGGCCTATGTATTCAATCATATCGATCCAAATAGCCCACATACCTCTGCGACAGATGTGAAAATCTCAGATGCCATGGCAACCTATTGGACCAACTTTGCCAAATACGGTGATCCAAACGGTGAAGGACTGCCCCAATGGCCTGCTTTTAGCAATGCCAACCCGGATGTGATGTATTTCAGTCAGACACCGCATGTGGGGCCTGTGCCCAGTGCAGAATCTTTACAGGTTTTGGATGACTATTTCAAATGGAGAAGAACACCGGAAGGTGAAGCCTGGGCGAAATAG
- a CDS encoding alpha/beta hydrolase-fold protein: MKQKSIFFALAATFLSVICFAQTNQTVVENFKPSTVNQPGKQYPMVNSEGRVRVQLSAPEAHKVQLDIGGVKYDLVKNDKGVWTGESAPQDPGFHYYQLNIDGASVPDPGSLYFYGAGRWGSGIEIPAEDQDFYALKDVPHGLVSENLYFSKITGTWRRCFVYTPAGYQKDTETRYPVLYLQHGSFEDETGWSAQGRANLILDNLIAAKKAVPMIIVMDNGYAYKPQDNSETNAGTHPPSAFEEVMINEIIPMIDSRYRTIADREHRAIAGLSMGANQTMRIIMNNLDKFAYYGGFSGTSNYPSSDEIDPATFLNGKFNDGNAINRQIKVFWLGLGTKEPKPFPASVGAFRNMLEKQGIKYHFYQSPGTSHEWLTWRRDLNNFAPLLFK, translated from the coding sequence ATGAAACAAAAATCAATATTTTTTGCACTGGCAGCTACCTTTTTAAGTGTAATTTGCTTTGCACAAACCAATCAAACGGTTGTCGAAAATTTCAAACCGTCAACAGTCAATCAACCGGGGAAGCAATATCCGATGGTTAATTCCGAGGGACGGGTACGGGTTCAACTGTCGGCACCCGAGGCACACAAAGTTCAGCTTGATATTGGCGGTGTGAAGTACGATCTGGTAAAAAACGACAAAGGTGTCTGGACCGGCGAGTCGGCTCCTCAGGATCCCGGTTTTCATTACTACCAATTAAATATCGACGGTGCTTCGGTGCCAGATCCGGGCAGCCTGTACTTTTATGGAGCCGGCCGTTGGGGAAGCGGTATTGAAATCCCAGCGGAGGATCAGGACTTCTATGCCTTAAAAGATGTTCCTCACGGTTTGGTGAGCGAAAATCTTTATTTCTCGAAAATCACCGGAACATGGAGACGTTGCTTTGTGTACACTCCGGCAGGCTATCAGAAAGATACAGAAACCCGTTATCCGGTGCTCTATCTTCAGCATGGAAGCTTTGAAGATGAGACTGGCTGGTCGGCGCAGGGAAGGGCAAACCTGATTTTGGATAACCTGATTGCAGCCAAAAAAGCGGTGCCCATGATCATCGTCATGGACAATGGCTATGCTTATAAACCTCAGGATAACTCTGAAACAAATGCTGGCACTCACCCACCTTCCGCTTTTGAAGAAGTAATGATCAACGAAATCATTCCGATGATTGATTCCCGGTACCGAACGATTGCTGACCGCGAGCACCGCGCTATTGCCGGTTTATCGATGGGAGCCAATCAAACGATGCGGATTATCATGAACAACCTGGATAAGTTTGCTTACTACGGTGGTTTTAGCGGGACTTCCAATTACCCAAGCTCCGATGAAATTGATCCGGCTACTTTTCTGAACGGAAAATTCAACGATGGGAATGCGATTAACAGGCAAATAAAAGTGTTTTGGCTAGGCTTGGGGACCAAAGAACCCAAACCCTTTCCTGCCTCAGTCGGCGCATTTCGAAATATGCTTGAAAAACAAGGCATAAAATACCATTTCTACCAATCGCCGGGTACTTCACACGAATGGCTTACCTGGCGCAGAGATCTCAATAATTTTGCTCCATTATTATTCAAATAA
- a CDS encoding alpha/beta hydrolase-fold protein has translation MKTHLTILAFLLLLAGSSCLAQNSQPAIKEDFKSSSLNQPGKKYPMVNSQGYARFRIEAPDAQSVVVSLGLGGTKGGTPLTKTKDGSWMGTTAGPMDEGFHYYHVTIDGGVFNDPGACNFYGSTRWESGIEIPAHDQDFYALKDVPHGNVQQFFFPSKSTNSVRRAFVYTPPSYDKNVNQRYPVLYLQHGWGENETAWFNQGHANLIMDNLIAEGKIKPFIIVTTYGMTNEIKFGGLRNFDIKPFQTVLTEELIPYVDTHFRTKADQAHRAMAGLSMGGMETHMITLNKPEVFSYYALLSGGLYKPEEIKDKSKVKLIFISCGSKERPDGVKNAVAALKEAGFNAVSYISEGTAHEFLTWRRSLHELAPLLFTK, from the coding sequence ATGAAAACTCATCTGACAATTCTTGCATTCCTACTTCTGTTGGCCGGTTCGTCTTGTTTAGCGCAGAACAGCCAGCCAGCGATCAAAGAAGATTTCAAATCTTCAAGTCTCAATCAACCCGGGAAAAAATATCCGATGGTCAACTCACAGGGCTATGCCCGTTTTCGCATTGAAGCTCCGGATGCGCAAAGTGTTGTCGTAAGTCTGGGCCTCGGTGGTACCAAAGGCGGCACTCCCCTCACAAAAACTAAAGATGGCTCCTGGATGGGAACCACGGCAGGCCCGATGGACGAAGGTTTTCACTATTACCATGTAACAATTGATGGCGGTGTTTTCAACGACCCCGGAGCGTGTAATTTTTATGGTTCAACCCGTTGGGAAAGTGGCATCGAGATACCAGCTCATGATCAGGATTTTTACGCACTGAAAGATGTGCCTCACGGGAATGTTCAGCAATTTTTTTTTCCTTCAAAAAGTACCAATTCGGTTCGAAGAGCATTTGTCTACACTCCTCCCAGTTACGATAAAAATGTGAATCAACGGTATCCTGTTCTGTACCTGCAACACGGCTGGGGCGAAAACGAAACAGCATGGTTCAACCAGGGGCATGCTAATTTGATTATGGACAACCTGATTGCTGAAGGTAAAATCAAGCCTTTCATCATTGTAACGACTTATGGAATGACCAACGAAATCAAGTTCGGGGGACTCCGAAACTTCGACATCAAACCATTCCAGACAGTTTTGACTGAAGAGTTGATCCCTTACGTTGATACGCATTTCAGGACAAAAGCCGACCAGGCTCATCGGGCAATGGCCGGACTCTCGATGGGTGGCATGGAAACACACATGATCACGCTGAACAAGCCTGAAGTGTTTTCTTATTATGCCCTGCTGAGTGGCGGTTTATACAAGCCCGAAGAAATCAAAGACAAATCAAAGGTTAAACTCATCTTTATCAGTTGCGGCAGCAAAGAAAGACCCGATGGTGTTAAGAATGCAGTTGCTGCACTTAAAGAAGCCGGATTCAACGCGGTTTCGTACATTTCGGAAGGTACAGCACACGAATTTCTGACCTGGCGGCGAAGCCTGCATGAGTTGGCGCCACTGCTTTTCACGAAATAA